The proteins below come from a single Papaver somniferum cultivar HN1 chromosome 11, ASM357369v1, whole genome shotgun sequence genomic window:
- the LOC113321496 gene encoding uncharacterized protein LOC113321496, translating into MKASEIQITLRECETEGENSQQKKTKPQFRPAKDDTKPVLRDPILRSDPIETEEAVLRLPPFPFVGLKP; encoded by the exons ATGAAAGCTTCTGAGATTCAGATCACATTAAGAGAGTGCGAAACCGAGGGGGAAAATTCGCAGCAGAAGAAAACGAAACCCCAATTTAGACCAGCTAAAGATGATACAAAACCAGTCCTCCGAGATCCT ATACTGCGATCTGACCCAATTGAGACTGAAGAAGCTGTACTACGACTCCCCCCTTTTCCTTTTGTAGGATTAAAGCCCTAA
- the LOC113324427 gene encoding troponin C-like, with product MSVAILNGVTVQAFVEDEEAFKKCINEYFKDLDVNGDGVLSRSELRKGFDSLLAVGNDAGNTKEEMSSLYDIVFEKFDSDHSGTVDLEEFRSEMKEIMLAVARGIGNSPIQVALGNDSFLMKAVQHEAS from the coding sequence ATGAGCGTAGCAATTCTTAACGGGGTAACCGTGCAAGCATttgtagaagatgaagaagcCTTTAAGAAATGCATAAATGAATATTTCAAAGATTTAGACGTTAATGGAGATGGAGTATTATCACGTTCTGAACTTCGCAAAGGGTTTGACAGCCTATTAGCCGTCGGAAATGATGCGGGCAATACCAAAGAAGAAATGAGTAGTCTTTATGACATTGTTTTTGAGAAATTCGATTCTGATCATAGTGGCACCGTTGATTTAGAAGAATTTAGATCGGAAATGAAAGAGATTATGTTGGCTGTTGCTCGTGGAATTGGTAATTCTCCGATTCAAGTTGCGTTGGGAAATGATAGTTTCCTCATGAAAGCTGTTCAACATGAAGCTTCCTAA